CCGATGCTAATTGCACCACGTATAGTAATATCTAGATCGGGAAATTCTTCTCGCGCTACATCACTTGCCGAATAGATCGATGCCCCCGACTCGTTAACAATTACCTTAATTGGTTGTTGCTTAATTTCGGTTAAAACTTCGCCAATAAAGCGATCCGTTTCCCTAGAGGCTGTACCATTACCAATAGCAATCAATTCAATTTGATATTTGCTAATGAGATCTTTGACGCTTTGGGCTGCTTGCTTTCTTTTATTTTCCCCCGAATGAGGAAAGATTGCCTGATATTTTAAATACTTACCAGTATCTGAAAGCACCACCGTCTTACATCCCGTCCGAAAGCCAGGGTCAATTGCCAGAGTCGGTTTTCTCCCCGCAGGAGAAGCCAGCAAAAGGTTGCGTAAGTTAGCTTCAAAAGCTTGAATAGACTCTATATCTGCATATTCTTGGCGATCGCTCCTCACTTCCCGAATTAAAGAAGGCTTTAGTAGACGATTAAATGCATCTTGGAGCATTGTTTGATAAAATAGCTTTAAGCTTGGACATTTAGTGCTAATTTTCCGCTTCTCTAGATAAGTCATCACTTCTGACTCTTCATAAGCAATCTCTACACTCAATATCCCTTCGGCTTCACCACGATATAAAGCCAAAACGTTATGTGGTGGAATTTTACTTACCCCATAGCTATATTGACGATACATTTCATACTTGGTACTGCCTTCAGGATGCTCGCTTTTGATTTGCGAGACAAATACTCCTTGTTTAAAAAGGTATTCCCGTAAATAAGCCCTAATTTCAGCATTATCTGCTATTTGCTCTGCTAGGATATCTGCTGCACCTATTAACGCTTGTTCTAAAGAATCAACTCCTTTGGCTGCATTGATATATTTATTAGCTTCTGAGTTCAAAGATAAATTAGCTACTTGTGGTTTGTTATTCGATTCAATCCACTCTGCCAACGGCGTTAATCCTTTGTCTCTAGCAATAGTAGCCCTAGTGCGTCGCTTTGGTTTGTAAGGTAAATATAAATCTTCTAGTTCAGTTTTATTGAAACAGGCTGTAATCTTCGCCTCAAGTTCGGCAGTTAATTTTCCTTGAGAATCAATTTCTTCGACGATTTTGGCTTTGCGCTTTGCCAGTTCATCCAAATAGGAGTAGCGTTCAAAAATATCTCTTAGCTGTACTTCATCCAATGAGCCTGTTTGCTCCTTACGATAGCGGGCAATAAAAGGAACTGTTCCACCTTCTAGCCACAGATCCAGTGCATTGTTGACGTTGCCTGGGGACAAGGAAAACTCTTGAGTAATCAGTTGCCGAATGTCAGTCATAGAAAATCTCGAAACTACGCCAAAAGCGTAATAGCTTTAAAAGAACAATTCTGATTATATATAGCAATACGTTAAAGTTTTCCCAAAGCTCATGGAGGAAGGAAATGAATTCGCGCTAAAAGTCTATGCTTACAGCAGTTTTCATGCTTGATAGACTACGCTGTTGATTAACTAGTTTTTAGTTATTAGCCATTGGTGACAAGTTAAAGCTGTGTGTTATTTGTCAATTGGTTTGTAGCGCCCTGCGCTATTAGCTTTTAGAAATAAGAAATAGCAAATAGCTTTTTTTACCTTTGCATCTTTAGTAATTCAAGCTTAATAAACTAAGTTGTTCAGCATCTTTTGTACTAAGTTTCCAGCCCATTGCTCCTGCATTTTCCGCTGCCTGTCGAGCGTTTTTAGCCCCAGGAATTGGAATTACGTTTTCTTGAACTATGAGCCAGTTGAGAGCTACCTGAACGGGAGTTTTTTGATATTTTTCAGCAAGCTGTTTTAATTGGCTAATTATTGGTTCAATCTTGCTCAAACCAGAAGCCGAAAATTTGGGGTTGAGCTTTCTTGCTCCTTTGACTATTTCCGTATTCTCTGGAGTGTATTTTCCTGTCAATAGCCCTTGATCTAAAGGACTATATGCCAAAATCGTAATTCCCAATTCACGAGCAAGCTCTAAAATACCGTTTTGCTCAATTTTTCTGCTTAGCAAAGAATAATGAACCTGATTTACAGCCAAAGGGACATCATATTGTGCTAATAAATCGTGTGCCTGCTGCATCTGGGTTGCAGAATAGTTACTGACTCCGACGCTTAGGATACGACCTCGCTTAACCTCTGATGCCAAAGCCTTCATTAAAGTCTGTTGACCCATAAAAAAGCTAAAAGGCATATGGACTTGGTAGAGAGCAACTTGTTCCACCTGAAGCCGTTTGAGACTATCAGTTACAGCATCAGCCACCGCCTGCGAGTTCAACTTCCAGGGCAAAGGAAAATACTTGGTTGCGATCTGTACTGGTTGAGTAGTTTGCTTTAAAAATTGTCCAATGAGCCGCTCAGATTCACCTAAACCGTAAATTTCAGCAGTATCAAAAAAAGTTGCGCCGTTAGCTATAGCAGCCTCAAAAGCTTTTTCAACCTCCATTGCTCCATAATCTGAGCCATAACCCCAAAACAGGCGATCGCCCCAAGACCAAGTGCCAATACCTAAAGATGGAAGTGAAATAGGCAGAAGTGATAGTTTAGTTGATTCCATGAGTTTGATAATAACTTTTAGACGGCTTTAACATTACTTTATCTAAAATAATGCCTGAAATAAATTGGCGGTCAAACCATCTAAAGCGTTAGATATTTTTCACAGGCAGAGTGATTGCTAATTTTATTAAGTTCACCTATGGAATTACTACACATAGTGAGGCTAAATAAATCAAGAGCAGCTATAAAAATAATTATGACTGCTACCAACAACTATAAGTACTCTTTTTGCTCGACCTTCGTTACGGTTAAAAAAAGATAGATACGGTCTGAAGTAAAAATCGCTCAGAATATATTTAATAACTGTCGATAAGAGAAAAAATAAATTATGAAAACGCGCTCGCTGGGAACATCGGAAATTCAAATTACCCCGATCTTAATGGGAACATGGCAGGCGGGAAAAAGGATGTGGGCAGGAATTGATGACGAAGAGAGCGTTGCGGCAATTCGAGCTGCTGTGGAGGCAGGGATAACCACTATTGATACGGCCGAGGTATACGGCGAAGGACATTCAGAACAAATTGTCGCTAAAGCTGTAGCCGATCTTCGTGATCGATTAGTCTACGCTTCTAAAGTATTTGTTAATCATCTTAAATACGACCAGGTAATCGAAGCTTGCGATCGCTCTTTGACTAATCTCAAGACTGACTATCTCGACCTCTATCAAATTCATTGGCCCTCTGGCTCATTTAACAATGAAGTTGTCCCGATTGAAGAGACAATGAACGCCCTAAATAAATTAAAAGAGGACGGCAAAATTAAAGCAATTGGAGTTTCTAATTTTAATCGTACTCAGCTAGAGGAAGCTGCCCAATATGGCAAAATTGATAGTCTACAACCCCCCTATTCATTGTTCTGGCGCAAGATCGAAACCGATGCAGTACCCTATTGCGTGGAACATAATATTTCTATTTTGGCTTACTCTTCCATGGCTCAAGGATTACTTACAGGTAAATTTAGTCCAGGTCATCAATTTGCTAAAGACGATCATCGTAGTGCTAATGTCCTATTTCAAGGAGAAAACTTTGAACGCGCTCAACACGCTTTAGAACAGCTAAAACCCATTGCCGAAAAGCATAGCTGTACTTTAGCTCAACTGTCTCTGGCGTGGTTAATTGCTCAACCTCAAACTCAGGCGATCGCTGGAGCGAGAACTGCTGCTCAAGCCCAAGATAATGCCAAAGCAGCAAGCGTCGATCTATCTCCTGATGAATTGCAAGAAATAGATCGCATTGGTAGACAAGTAACCGATCCTCTCGATGATAATCCCGTAATGTGGAATTGGTAGCTTGTAGCTTGACAGTCAATAAAAATCTGGAGATGTATCGTTAAAACACATCTCCAGATCGAGTCTATAGTCAGACAAGTAATTAACCGACTGTTCCTTCTAATTTTAAGCTCAATAACTTGTCAGCTTCGGCGGCAAACTCCATGGGTAATTCATTGAGGACATCCTTACAAAAACCACTAACCAGCATCGATACCGCATCTTCTTCAGAAATACCTCGTTGAGCAAAGTAAAACAGCTGTTCTTCGCCAATTTTGGCGGTAGAAGCTTCGTGTTCGACTTTGGCGGTATTGTTACTTACTTGGATATAAGGAAAAGTATTCGCTTCGGCATTATCGCCAATTAACATTGAATCGCACTGAGAATAGTTGCGCGCACCAGTAGCGTTATTACCAATTTTAACCAAACCGCGATAGCTACCTTGAGAATTTCCCGCCGAGATACCTTTAGAAATGATTGTACTGCGGGTATTTTTACCCACATGGATCATTTTTGTACCTGTGTCAGCCTGCTGCTTATTGTTAGTTAAAGCGATTGAATAAAATTCACCGATGGAATTATCACCGACTAAAACACAACTAGGATACTTCCAGGTAATCGCCGAACCTGTTTCTACCTGCGTCCAAGAGATTTTGGAGTTGACTCCTTTACACAAACCACGCTTAGTTACAAAATTATAAATTCCGCCTTTACCGTTTTCATCCCCTGCAAACCAGTTTTGGACAGTGGA
The sequence above is a segment of the Coleofasciculaceae cyanobacterium genome. Coding sequences within it:
- a CDS encoding Tex family protein — translated: MTDIRQLITQEFSLSPGNVNNALDLWLEGGTVPFIARYRKEQTGSLDEVQLRDIFERYSYLDELAKRKAKIVEEIDSQGKLTAELEAKITACFNKTELEDLYLPYKPKRRTRATIARDKGLTPLAEWIESNNKPQVANLSLNSEANKYINAAKGVDSLEQALIGAADILAEQIADNAEIRAYLREYLFKQGVFVSQIKSEHPEGSTKYEMYRQYSYGVSKIPPHNVLALYRGEAEGILSVEIAYEESEVMTYLEKRKISTKCPSLKLFYQTMLQDAFNRLLKPSLIREVRSDRQEYADIESIQAFEANLRNLLLASPAGRKPTLAIDPGFRTGCKTVVLSDTGKYLKYQAIFPHSGENKRKQAAQSVKDLISKYQIELIAIGNGTASRETDRFIGEVLTEIKQQPIKVIVNESGASIYSASDVAREEFPDLDITIRGAISIGRRLQDPLAELVKIDPKSIGVGQYQHDVNQKLLKQKLEETVESCVNYVGVDLNTASKELLTFVSGISGSIANNIVTYRNDRGAFNNRQELLKVAKLGKKTYEQAAGFLRIRDGENPLDNTAVHPESYGVIKQIVKSLNVPLNQITQVSDRLKSLDLQQFVTEDIGLPTLQDAIAELEKPGRDPREQFQYATFQEGVAEIGDLTEGMVLEGVVTNVVNFGAFVDVGVHQDGLVHISQLCDRFISDPNEIVKVGQIVKVRVLEVNEKLKRVGLSIKQA
- a CDS encoding aldo/keto reductase, with product MESTKLSLLPISLPSLGIGTWSWGDRLFWGYGSDYGAMEVEKAFEAAIANGATFFDTAEIYGLGESERLIGQFLKQTTQPVQIATKYFPLPWKLNSQAVADAVTDSLKRLQVEQVALYQVHMPFSFFMGQQTLMKALASEVKRGRILSVGVSNYSATQMQQAHDLLAQYDVPLAVNQVHYSLLSRKIEQNGILELARELGITILAYSPLDQGLLTGKYTPENTEIVKGARKLNPKFSASGLSKIEPIISQLKQLAEKYQKTPVQVALNWLIVQENVIPIPGAKNARQAAENAGAMGWKLSTKDAEQLSLLSLNY
- a CDS encoding aldo/keto reductase, yielding MKTRSLGTSEIQITPILMGTWQAGKRMWAGIDDEESVAAIRAAVEAGITTIDTAEVYGEGHSEQIVAKAVADLRDRLVYASKVFVNHLKYDQVIEACDRSLTNLKTDYLDLYQIHWPSGSFNNEVVPIEETMNALNKLKEDGKIKAIGVSNFNRTQLEEAAQYGKIDSLQPPYSLFWRKIETDAVPYCVEHNISILAYSSMAQGLLTGKFSPGHQFAKDDHRSANVLFQGENFERAQHALEQLKPIAEKHSCTLAQLSLAWLIAQPQTQAIAGARTAAQAQDNAKAASVDLSPDELQEIDRIGRQVTDPLDDNPVMWNW